Below is a genomic region from Rosa chinensis cultivar Old Blush chromosome 5, RchiOBHm-V2, whole genome shotgun sequence.
AACTAGAATATTCTAGCTAGGAATAATAGCAAAGAAAAACTTCTGAAGCCAATGCGCTTAATTGCGGTGCATCAAGAAACTCTTCCTCTTTGGATGTAGAATACAACATTCTGTAGACCAAAAAAGGTGCTTagcttcctaatacaaggaatttattgtaattagacaaactaaaaacataggatgGGCCTAGGGTGTAGGCCCAAGAGCATCCAAAATGGTAATCCAACTCCAGAGCCCATTCAGCAGCCTTGGTCCCAGCCCATTATCCCGGACGACATGTCGTACGTCACTAGCCCGGCGCCTCCGCTCGACCTGCACTGCCACGACCCTTGCCGCGTCGATCTACGCCACCGCGACCTCTCATCTGTCGCTGTGACCCAAAATCGCTGCTCACCACGCCATCCCAGCGCATGCCGTCGTGAACCACACCGGTATTGATTAGCACAGTCATGCACAGAGCACAAAACCGCAAGTCGCCTGGACCTACCTCGAGCTCAACCACCCATGGAGCACTCTTGAAACAAATCGAGTCGaatacccgtccggcagcagatCCCAACGCCCTGCTAGACCGGAGGCCCACACTGGTCTGGCCGCCGCCGGACGAGCTCGAGTTATCAATCGGAAAGGAACCGGTCTTGGGTGTTAGGGTTTCTCGAGGAAGAGGAGGATATATTAGGCAATCTATATTTCGATAAAACCCTTAACttttatattatataaaatattttaatttaaaagAATAATAATTATGGTCGGTGCCCCCCTATTTAacgaaaataataaataaaaatcatagAGCCCCTGATAGTTTTCAACTCGCTGCCTCTATTCGTCTCCTGAGGAAAGCAGAGTCTCAAGTTGAGCATTGGCTCTTCACTAACTCGCACAAGCGAAGAAACAAAAGGCCAATCCAATTTTAAGGAACATGTTCTACAGAGGGTACGTAACTCAACTTTCCCTTTTTcaatttctccttctttcttgtaTCAAAACCATCATCTTCAGATTTCCCTCCTCTAGGTTATTTCATTCATATCGTCTTTCTCCAATTATGgaattcaattaatcaattcTATTTCTAATTTTGTTTCTTAGTTCGGATAAGACAATTCCCAATagttgaaattaaatttcttttggatGGTGTTCTTGTTATTTGGATCAGGATTGTAGAAGGGGGCTTTAGGATTCTTGAATAAGTTGAGGCCAAATAATTGAATTCcaactttgtaattgttttttttttttatgttctgGGTTTGTTCTGGTTTCACTTTCTTGACATTCTTAACTATTATGGAACCATCACTCATAATTGTGATTTCTTGAAACTGATGGTAGGAAATACTTTGCACACAAATTTAACAAGTATAGCTAGTTAGTGAATGAGGGTCTTGGCATGTTGgagttaattattttgtttcgGATGGAGCTCACTGAAGAAGAAAGGAACATTTTTTTTCGGGTGGATTAAGAAGGAAAGTAACTATCGGACACTTAATAACTGATACGATTGATGGTTTATTAATGTACTGGTTTAATAGGAAGACGAGTAAAATACTACTTGTTATTCACAGTTAATCGAATAAGGTATAAAAACTGTACTATGGTTAACATTTACGGTCTTCATCAAGGCCTATTATAGCAAAAACATTTTCCCAATGATGGACCAGATTTATTTTGTTAGTTTTACTCCAAAGAATTCACCTCATGTAGACATTAGTACCTCATGCTCGCTAGTTAGTAAGGCTTATCGTGGCTAAACTTAGGTTTGATACTACTTTAGTAAACACTATTCATGGTAGGAGGTTGTATCATTATGAGTTTCTATCGAGTAATATTAAATCTGACCAACAACAACTCCATGTTGATTTCAAGTTGTGTTCGAAATCTCCACCCGCCAACACTCTGCTCATTACAAGTTCTGTTATGTTGCAACATTCCAGTATTTTCTAACAATTGATCCtgctgcattattttcttgCTAACTTCTTTATAAAATTCCTTGATAGTATCTTGCACTGGGGTAGGAGATATATCAAGGCTACTTGTTGAATCTGTGAAGGCACAGCATTTTATTAAGTATATTGGGAATGATGAATGCATAATACACATTCTTGGAAAATtgatatgcatgaatgatgctgATTAGATGTCTATATTTATAGTAGGCTTTTTTTGCCACAATACTAAAAATACACAAAGACATATTAGCCTGTCAAGTTACAAATTTAGCACACTGAAAAGACTGTTGATCCAGGTCTGTATGCTACATCCAAAGAAATGGTGTGTCCTTGATTGTTTTATCTCATATGAATCAGTGTTTTCATTTAATACAAATTCAAACTCTTATATCTATATTGAATTAGGAATAAAAACTTGGAGTTATGGTTCACCTTGATCAAGTTACTGATTGCTTTCATGGTTTTACAACCTTATTCTTGTTCATTTTTGTCATTGTGTATTTGTCTCCCATGTTGACcactccttttcttttcttcaagcaCTGAATATAGCAAATGGTTGACTTGGGTACTTATCGACATAATTATAGATTATAATTGGAACATAAAATTAGGTATCAGAAAACCAAATAATCACTATTGTTGTGCAAGAATGTTGGTAGCTTACAAGTAAATGGTGGTATCTATTAACAGTTTCTTCTTGGTTCTGTTTTAGATCACAGGGTGTCTTGTACGTTTAATTTGATAATAGAAAAATTGTAGTTTAATAAAAACTGTAAGAAAAATGGTGCTGTGATCCCCTATTAAGCTAGTAGAAGGCACATAGATTTACTTTTCCTTTTCACACCAgaaatatttttgttttgattatgAATTCATACTGAATGCAAGTTGTTAATAATTAGAATGCTTAATGTAGCTGAATAGTTAATTATGAATTGTTAGAGTTTCTCCAAAGAGTATTGATgaatttccttctcttttttgctactttctttgTTACTGGAAACTAAATTAAATTTGCTGATTGTAGTGATGGCCGTGAAATGGGAGCAAAGCGTCAGCGGCTTGACCACCGTATTGACCACCGGCTTGACCAGGGATCTTCATTCTATGGGAGTTCCCCTGGTTCAAGTTATATGTTCAATCCGACTCCTTCTGCATATGCTGGACAACCTCCACCTTTTCCTGTTGTCAAACTTCGTGGTCTTCCATTTGATTGCACAGAAGCTGATGTTGCTGAGTTCTTCCATGGTCTTGACATCGTTGATATTCTTTTTGTTCACAAGAATGGCAAGGTCACAGGGGAAGCCTATTGTGTTTTGGGATATCCCCTTCAGGTTGATTTTGCCCTTCAAAGGAATAGGCAGAACATGGGGAGGAGATATGTTGAGGTGTTCAGAAGCAAGAGGCAGGAATATTACAAGGCAATAGCAAATGAAGTTTCTGATTCTCGTGGTGCTTCTCCTCGCAGAAATGTCCCAAGGGCTAAATCTTATGATGAAGGGAAGGACTCAGCAGAACATACAGGGGTATTGCGGTTGAGGGGATTGCCATTTTCAGCAGGCAAAGATGATATAATGGATTTTTTCAAGGATTTTGTGTTGTCAGAGGACTCGATTCATTTTACAATGAACTCAGAAGGGAGGCCAACTGGGGAAGCATTTGTGGAGTTTGCAAGTGCAGAAGATTCCAGAGCAGCTATGGCTAAGGATAGGATGACTCTTGGAAGTCGATATATAGAGTTGTTCCCCTCATCACATGAGGATTTGGATGAAGCAGTTTCAAAAGGACGATGATTCCTTATTAGATCATTGCCGCCATTTGCTCTGCTGTACTTGTTTTGATGTTCTACTTAAAATGTCTGGAACTTTGCTCGATTACTGTCTGTAAGTTTGTTTGGAAACACAAATCATACTTGTGGAAAAAGTCTTCCCTGTTTTGCTACTTTGCTTGCTTTAGATATTGGTTGATACATTATCGGTTAAAGTGTACACTGGTCACTGGAATTTACCGTCCAATTCTTTTCTAGATTAATGTTAGTTGGGTGTGAGAGTTGTTTCTTCTGTGTATGCCACATAAGCGTCGAGGACATGAAACCTTCAGTGAGCCGAATGGACcaaccttcaaaaaaaaaaaaaaaaaaaaaaaaacatttcatCAAGGGACCAACCTTCAATTTTAGTTATATGTAATCCCATGGTGTCCTCTGTCGCCTTGCAAAATCCTGAAATGGTCACCATGATCCTTGCTGTGGGGATTCTTGCCGCTTTGAGCTCTGAAAGTGGCAACTATCCACCATCTATCTATCCATCCATGATCCATATATCTATGTCTACAATTCAGGGATAAAAATTCCCATCGACTAGGGTGTACCTCTCGATCAGGTATCTAACTTAATGGGGAAGAATTTGGGCCAAATTGGGTAACAGGGACGGCAATTCCCAACATTCAAGTACTCTAAGCACAGATGGTATTGCGATCCTCATCTTCACGCAATagtaattattatttaaaaaaaaacatttaaatgaatttttaaaaattattttttttaataattattgaattatagtcAACTTTATACTCTAAAATCTAAATCTTGTCCATTAAATTTAATAATGCTCACCGGTTGAAATTAGTCACAAACATAAACAattatctcttttttcttttcctttcttttcttcttatgtaaattaattattttcttaattagtATTACAGAAATCTTTGACAACCCTAACCCAAGAAGGGCGAAAAAGGTAAAAGAAGTGGAGGATTTAAACTAAAATGACGTAACGAAAACGACGCAGTATCAGCGAAACACTGCAGACGAAAGCAAACTGAACACAGAGGGAGGTAGCAGCCGATCCTATTCCTAGGAAAACCAGACCTGGATTATCAATCTAGGTATTTAACTCCAtctttgattattttgttgatttgggtttgattcatGTACTCATATGTATTGAAAGTTAATACTGTGTATACTTATACTTGTTTTCTGTTTGGTTAATGAGAAACTCAAGAAATGGAATCTAGTTACAGTTTGGTTTGTTTCATATAATCATGATTCTTCCTTACAAGAAACAGTTATGCACTTTGATTTATACATGCGTGTTTATTCTAATACATGTTAACTCTTCATAAAATCAGCTAAGAAAAACATTTGTGGATTGAGATGGCTTTTGGTGGAGGTGCCAAACGTTCTCTTGGTTCACTACTGAGTATTAGGATGCTTAATGGGTCCTCAACTACAGCTAGTGCTGCCAATGGGGGTTGTTTTTCTAGCTGTGTTTCAAACACAAGGGTCACAGAGACACAAATTCGTCTAGGACTTGCCAACACCCAATGTGGGTCAGCTGTCTTTCTTCGGAGGTTCAGCGTTGAAGCTTCTGACCATATGAGTCTCATAAAGCAACTGAGGCAGAGAACCAGCGCTCCTATCAAAGATGTCAAGGCTGCTCTCGTTGATTGCAATTGGGAAATCGGTATATCTCTTCTCTAGTTCTGTGTTTTTTAATTGGCCTAATATGAATTACCTCTTTGTTGAAACTTGCATGCTTGGTTTGTTTCATGGAATGCAGAGGATGCACTCAAGGAGTTGAGGAGAAGAGGGAAGGTTTTGGCAACGAAAAAGTCATCAAGAATGGCTTCTGAGGGTTTGCTTGCACTGGCTCACAGTGACAGCAAGGCTGCTCTTATTGAACTCAACTGTGAGACTGACTTTGTTGCTAGAAATGAAATCTTTCAATTCTTGGTTAGTATGATTGATAACAGTATTGCCCAATATTTTGGAGtttcatttctttaattttttttttcattctaagTGAGTGTGTATGTATATGTAGAAtaaactttctttctttttctctttaccGTTTCAATGTCTTTCAGATTAGTATATTGCCTTAAACTTTTGtgtattatgattttgtttttggagctCACACTAttgattttgtttcttcttctaggCCTTAGCTTTGGCAAAGCAAGCTTTGTTGCTTGAAGGCTCTTCTCAACAGGTTTCTGGGGTCTTTCCCATTGCCTCTGAACATTTACAGGTAAGGGAGTATGCATTGTTTTTCCCTTTTATTTTATATTGTGTTTTCCAGTATCCTAGTCTATTTATGATTGCATTATGCACCAACATGATAAATGTTTTTCAAGAACCTTACCACGCATTAAGTCCTTAAATTAGTTAGTAAGAACTGTAATGATTATCACTTGAACTCAGAGCATGTTGTCCCTCTTGATACTTGTGGAATGGGCTAGATATACAATGTTTCTGCTCGGTGAAGTTGACAAGCTGATACAAGAATAGGTTGTCCATAAAAGGGTAAAAGTAGCACGATAGTTGAATAACTGAAAGATTATGTGAGAAGTTAATAATAACTTGCTAGCTCTACTCTCAAGTCTTGATAAATATAGATATCTGCAGTAATTTCTCTTTATGTTGCAAATTAAATGCAATCAGTGAAATCAGAGATCTTGGTGATTCTGCCATAGTAAACTATATTGGTGAGCTGTGCAATAAGCCTATTTATTGAGTTCACTAGATTCCCGAGCCCCTTTAAAACCTTAATTAGAATTTGGTTTGCTGCAAAGTTAATTGTCAGTTATTCATTCTCAGGACTTGAAGTTAAATCTTGAACATCCAAAAATTAGTGGAGAAACAACTGTTCAGAATGCAATTACGGAAGTGGCTGCAGTAATGGGGGAAAATATTAAACTCAGAAGGGGATTTGTGATGTCTACTGCTTCACATGGTGTTGTTTCCACGTATCTTCATTCAAGTCCCCAACCAGGTACACAACTTGAaccacttcttttcctttcacgGAAGATAGTGTCCTTGAATTCAAAAGTGGTGCAAGATGCAATATGTCTTGATCTATTCCGATCCCATCTTGATCTTATGTTGCAAAGTCACATATACTGAATGAAAATATCTGAGTTGAAAAGCCTTTCAATTGGTCTTCATCATCTGTTTAATCTAAATTACAGGTTTGGGTCGCATTGCTGGAATTTTATCTCTTGAAGTAGAGGATAAGAATGCTGAGTTGGATGCCATTCAGCGCATTGGGTCGGAATTGGCAATGCATGTGGTGGCAGCAAAGCCTTTATTCTTAACAAAGGAACTTGTTTCTACTGATGCGTTAGAGAGTGAACGTGAAATTCTCAAGTCTCAGGTGCTTGCTAATATCATGTTTTCTATAATACTTGGCTCTCAACTATATTTTAAACATGTAGTGATCTGTGATTAGTAAAACTAGTTTGAATGCGCCTAATTGCGTGTTTTGATTATCTTCTAGAGTTCTAGgattttaatttaaaaagtttttccttcaatttcttcaatttCTACTTTTCATCCTAAGGATAGCGGTTGAGTTATACAACAGTGTATTTTCCCTGTAGGCACTTTACTGAACATTAATTATGGGCTTTATTGTGAAGATTCATACAAGGTTTCAGCCTCTTACTGAACATTAAGTCAGCCTCTTCAAAACTACATATCCTTTCAGCCTTTTAGCCTCTTTTCAACCATTCCTAGCACCAGGTTTCAGAAACTTGCAGCCTTGGATTTCTCCCAATGCCCCAAATACTTTATAGACCATAACTGCAACTTTCATCCAATTGAGTTTGCTAAATCTCCGTTTACTAACTCCCAAGTTTATTCATGGCTGCACAAAAAATGTCAAGACAGCTAATAGCTTCCGTTATTTCTGGTCATCATGGCATACAAAAAGGATACTGTTGTCTGCAAATTGGAAATGTGATACTTCCACCCCTTCACTCCCAGTTTTATCCCTTTGATTAGTTGCTCCCCTTGCTCACTAAACCAACCTGCTCAGCATAACCTCTAGTACTGAATAAAAAAAGTGACTAACGATCACCTTGACACCCTCTAGTAGCTCCAAACTTTTGTCTAGGCCACCACAGTTCATGATTGAGAAATTGGCAGACCTTAGGAACCCCCAACACATCTGGAACCTTGTGCCAAACACCTCCTTTTCCATAACAAAATGAAGATAATTTCACTCACATGGTCGCATGCCTTTTCAAAAACGATCTTAAACACTAAGCCCCCCACCTTCTTTAATGCAGCGGCCAACAACTTGGTTGGAAAAGAAATATCCTCTTTGGAAGCCTAAGACTAAGCCCAACCCTTTTTGGTCCAAAATAAAGTCTCCATGGTAGTTTAAGGGTCTTGCATGAGTCATTTTTCAGTTTTATGAAGAGTAATTATGAGTCTAGTGCTTTTAAGAGTCTATTTAAGTCTTATTGTGAGTACTCAAGGCTCTTGTTATTAATAAGTCTTTAATTGAGTCTTCTGGTGTTCTAGGAGTCTAAGGGTTATGCATTTTAAGCCTTTATATATCTACTGTTTGCAAACCCAAATGAGATtggaatgaaataaaataaaattttatttaaggcttggtgccttggtTTCTCTTTTCCTACCCTGTTGTCTGTTCTGTCCTCCCTTCGCTCTCTACTGCATACTTTATCTAAAACTCCAGcagcttcttttttcttcaaaaataaCATATTCCTTAGAGACTCAACATTTCTAGCCCACTCTGTTTTGTTCTGCACCATTCTTGCTGCCAATACTATCCATTTACTTTGTAAAGGCTGGCACCAAGATTATGGGCCTGTAGGCTCCAACTTTCAACGACTCAATCTTCCATGGAATGAGACAAATGTAACTCTGATTTGTGATAGCATTTCTGATCCGATTTCTATAGAAATCCAAAGACATGCAACAACACTACCGAAGCCATCTGGCCACAATTTGAAACGTCCTTGTAACTCTCCTGCTATTCACTTCCACATATTTTAATAAGCAGCATcttgttttgttgtttgtttttttttcttttcttcttcctctgattTGATGTATACTTGGTGATACTGACCAACTCAAGCAGAAGCCTTTGAgattaaaagaacaagaaattaagaGGCTTTAGATCATTACCTGATGACTAAAGGTATGATTGGCTATGAAAGGGGCTACATCCAGTAAAGAAAAATGGAATTCAAATTATTAACAAGAACTTGACAAAGTTTAGGACAATTGACATATAGGATTTGATAACAAAAATGATTTGAGGACACTAcatatatgtttttcttttgctgTACTTCACTTTCAGCTTGATCTTCATTCTCTGTCGATGATGAGGTGATGACAACGATCAAGCCAGTgtcttttatttgtttacataaagaaatgaaaatactAGCTGCTTGCCTGTGTTTTATACCCACTTACTGCTTATAACCAATACCTACATGCCATTGGTAacactttctctttttgtttcctGTTGATGTCAGGCTGAAAGTACGGGCAAATCCCAGATGGCCATAGACAAAATAGTAGAAGGTCGCTTGCGTAAATACTATGAGGAAGTTGTTTTGATGGAACAGAAGTTTATTGTGGACGATTCTGTAAATGTAAAGGTAAATTTTCTTTATCATCTTAAGAATGAATAAGATAAAGGGAGAATtctacaaatggtcactcaactatgacttgttcgacactttggtcactcaaatttcaaatatatcactttggtcactcaactattacactgtcaatcactttagtcacccaagggacattttatctcactttgatcacttctcccaatcattctaatacatatttctaatttttcacaattggttggaagaaagtatcattaatattgtggcaaataattttttttttaatgaaaaaaattaacgaagtgactaaagtgaataacaaagttaaagttgagtgaccaaagtgatatatttaaaaggtgagtgaccaaagtgtcgaataggtaaaagttgagtgaccatttgtgatattctccctaAGATAAAATATGAAGCAAACATGTTTCAACACAGAGAATAAGGAAAGATAGTATTCCTCTAAATTCACCAACGTAAAACTTGATTTGCAAACATAACAAGAATAATTTCCCAGTCCCTCAATAGGTCTGTTTTGAGGTGAGATAAATCTtaagatttatatatataccatAGATTTTCAAACTGTTATAATAATGTCATATATGTAAATATTATGCTCTATCTAGTATAAAGCATTACTAGTACTTTGTACAAGTACCGCAATTAGTGTGATGCAGTATCTAAGTTCGCTTGCTCTCGGTAAAATGGTATCGTGTCAGCAAACTATGTGGTGCACTTGCTGACTGTTTTCCAAACCTATCTTACAGACACTATTAGATAAGCTATCTAAGGAAGTGGGATCACCTGTGAAGATTAAGAGCTTTTTCAGGATGGAAGTTGGAGAAGGAATTCAGAGGTAGAAACTCATTAGTTATTATTTGTTCCTTCTCATCTTAGTGTGATTTCACAATGTTATACTAGGTACTAAATTCACAAGCACACACGAATATTTCTTTCATGTTTAAGTCATCTTTCATGTTTCTTGTTCAAGAATACTAAAGTACGAGGTTCTAGGACTATAATATTTCTTCTGTAGGTTCTTGTTTCTGATGGTATATTAATGTCCATGTGAAAATTTGGCAGGCTAGAAGAATCCAGTACATCTGAAAATTTGGCTGAGGCTGTGTGAGGAAATGCTGCCCCTTAATCTACAGAATGTAGAATTTACCTGGAAAATCCAAAGAAGTGGGGATCGAGCGAGGGTCCATTGATACTCGGCATTATTGCCCTTTATGCTCGCTCACTGATGTGGTAGTTAGCTGTTTTGTTGCTGCTGTTTTCAGGTCTTCATGTTTTGAGATTATGAAATGTAATTTTGTGGAGGCCCgaatttcttttcatttctgtcAACGAACACCGAGTAGTAATGTTTATGTTCTCCTTCAGCTTCAGTCATATGTCAAGCTAGTGCCATTGTTAGGTATGGTTATCAAGTATCTATTGGCTCGTTTATATATTGCAAAGCTAACTATTAGATGCTTTGCCCAACATCGGATATATTTGGTGTATTTGATGCAATTTTGGACTTCCTACCCATAGTtgaaaatcaaggaaaatttATTTGATGTGGTCATAGTATAAAGATGTAAAGGTTTTGTTCCAGGTTATCTTTTGAATGTATCCAAATGATTGTGCTCTTTCCTCAGAAGTCAAAATTAGACCGTGCATGTGCAAGAAATTGAACCACTTAATCTAAACGTTTTCTTGTGGCATGACATGTTTACAAGTCGTAATAAACTTATCGGAGTAATTTTATCATATGCTCTACTTTAACCAGGAAAAAGAGCTTGCTGAAGTCTCTTCTGCTAGTAGTTGATTCCTAGGCTTCTTGGCTGATGGCTGAT
It encodes:
- the LOC112167097 gene encoding heterogeneous nuclear ribonucleoprotein H, whose amino-acid sequence is MFYRGDGREMGAKRQRLDHRIDHRLDQGSSFYGSSPGSSYMFNPTPSAYAGQPPPFPVVKLRGLPFDCTEADVAEFFHGLDIVDILFVHKNGKVTGEAYCVLGYPLQVDFALQRNRQNMGRRYVEVFRSKRQEYYKAIANEVSDSRGASPRRNVPRAKSYDEGKDSAEHTGVLRLRGLPFSAGKDDIMDFFKDFVLSEDSIHFTMNSEGRPTGEAFVEFASAEDSRAAMAKDRMTLGSRYIELFPSSHEDLDEAVSKGR
- the LOC112165688 gene encoding elongation factor Ts, mitochondrial gives rise to the protein MAFGGGAKRSLGSLLSIRMLNGSSTTASAANGGCFSSCVSNTRVTETQIRLGLANTQCGSAVFLRRFSVEASDHMSLIKQLRQRTSAPIKDVKAALVDCNWEIEDALKELRRRGKVLATKKSSRMASEGLLALAHSDSKAALIELNCETDFVARNEIFQFLALALAKQALLLEGSSQQVSGVFPIASEHLQDLKLNLEHPKISGETTVQNAITEVAAVMGENIKLRRGFVMSTASHGVVSTYLHSSPQPGLGRIAGILSLEVEDKNAELDAIQRIGSELAMHVVAAKPLFLTKELVSTDALESEREILKSQAESTGKSQMAIDKIVEGRLRKYYEEVVLMEQKFIVDDSVNVKTLLDKLSKEVGSPVKIKSFFRMEVGEGIQRLEESSTSENLAEAV